The following coding sequences are from one Bradyrhizobium sp. 200 window:
- the ald gene encoding alanine dehydrogenase, with the protein MKVGVPKEIKTHEYRVGLTPGAVREYVAAGHKVLVETNAGAGIGASDDNYRKAGATILDSAREVVASSDMIVKVKEPQPSEWTQLRENQILFTYLHLAPDPEQAKGLLKSGCTAIAYETVTDAQGSLPLLAPMSEVAGRLAIEAAGTALKRYAGGRGLLIGGVPGVQPARIVVIGGGVVGTHAARMAAGLGAEVTILDRSIPRLRELDALFQGRVRTRFSTIEAVEEEVFAADVVIGAVLVPGASAPKLVSRSMLNSMRKGSVIVDVAIDQGGCFETSRPTTHADPTYEVDGVIHYCVANMPGAVPRTSSQALNNATLPFGLELANKGFAAVLENPHLRAGLNVYRGRLTYRAVAESLGLPYSPIERAAA; encoded by the coding sequence ATGAAAGTCGGTGTTCCCAAGGAAATCAAGACGCATGAATACCGCGTCGGTCTGACCCCTGGAGCCGTCCGCGAATATGTGGCCGCAGGCCATAAGGTGCTGGTGGAGACCAATGCGGGCGCCGGCATCGGCGCCAGCGATGACAACTACCGCAAGGCCGGCGCGACTATTCTGGACTCCGCTCGCGAGGTGGTTGCATCAAGCGACATGATCGTGAAGGTCAAGGAGCCGCAGCCTTCCGAATGGACCCAGCTGCGAGAGAACCAGATCCTATTTACTTATCTGCATCTGGCGCCGGATCCGGAGCAGGCGAAGGGTTTGCTGAAGTCTGGATGCACCGCCATCGCCTACGAAACCGTCACTGATGCGCAGGGCAGTCTTCCGCTGCTGGCGCCGATGAGCGAGGTCGCGGGCAGGCTTGCAATTGAAGCGGCGGGTACCGCCCTGAAGCGATACGCGGGCGGGCGAGGGCTGTTGATCGGCGGCGTGCCGGGCGTTCAGCCAGCCCGTATCGTGGTGATTGGAGGCGGTGTTGTTGGTACCCATGCGGCGCGGATGGCGGCCGGCCTGGGTGCCGAGGTCACAATCCTTGACCGCTCGATACCCCGGCTTCGCGAGCTGGATGCGCTCTTCCAGGGACGCGTTCGTACCAGGTTCTCGACCATCGAGGCCGTCGAGGAGGAGGTTTTTGCGGCGGATGTGGTCATTGGTGCGGTGCTTGTTCCCGGCGCGAGCGCGCCAAAGCTTGTCAGCCGCAGCATGTTGAACTCGATGCGCAAGGGCTCGGTAATCGTCGACGTCGCAATCGATCAAGGAGGCTGCTTCGAGACATCGCGTCCGACGACGCACGCTGATCCCACTTACGAGGTGGATGGCGTCATTCATTACTGCGTCGCCAACATGCCGGGAGCTGTCCCGCGCACCTCAAGCCAAGCACTGAACAACGCCACGCTGCCGTTTGGTCTGGAGCTCGCCAACAAAGGTTTTGCGGCGGTACTCGAAAATCCGCATCTGCGCGCGGGGCTGAATGTCTATCGCGGCCGGCTGACTTATAGGGCCGTGGCGGAGAGTCTCGGCCTGCCATACTCCCCGATCGAACGGGCTGCCGCCTGA
- a CDS encoding TetR/AcrR family transcriptional regulator, protein MTKTVQRLRRSQADRSAAARAALVTAAIRVLSEQGFARATSVAIAGQAGLSTGALHHHFATKEDLFIAVLDDVTARVNALFADLREEQSADDDFAATLIKSLWSVYGEGAYWSVWEINIGWRSDKGLCKQLAVHRRSSRDRMNATIRRNSFLSDRTKNTLLALLPFILSAMRGMFLETFATREEPFFRGQLDILAGLLKGRLNEAATAPHQSHVAANK, encoded by the coding sequence ATGACCAAGACAGTGCAACGTCTGCGACGCTCACAGGCGGATCGCAGTGCCGCCGCCAGGGCCGCTTTGGTGACGGCCGCCATACGCGTCCTCAGTGAACAGGGGTTCGCGCGTGCCACGAGTGTTGCGATCGCGGGGCAAGCGGGCCTCTCTACTGGCGCGTTACATCACCACTTTGCAACTAAGGAGGACCTATTCATTGCCGTGCTGGACGACGTCACTGCGCGTGTAAATGCGTTGTTCGCCGACCTCAGAGAGGAGCAGTCCGCTGATGACGACTTCGCTGCCACATTGATCAAGTCGCTGTGGTCGGTCTATGGTGAGGGTGCTTATTGGTCAGTTTGGGAGATCAACATCGGCTGGCGCAGCGACAAGGGTTTATGCAAGCAACTCGCAGTCCATCGAAGGAGTTCGCGCGATCGGATGAACGCTACCATTCGCAGGAATTCCTTTCTCTCAGATCGCACCAAGAACACACTGCTCGCTCTTCTTCCTTTCATCCTTTCGGCAATGCGGGGCATGTTCCTGGAGACTTTTGCGACCCGCGAAGAACCGTTCTTCAGAGGTCAATTGGACATTCTTGCTGGCCTCCTGAAGGGCCGGTTGAATGAGGCTGCCACTGCGCCCCATCAAAGCCATGTCGCTGCAAACAAGTGA
- a CDS encoding Lrp/AsnC ligand binding domain-containing protein, producing MSGGDDYFLIVLARAIEDFERIHRTEFSCLPRVSRIQSNFALREIVNRAAPPATFGKARALLRTLS from the coding sequence ATGTCGGGAGGCGACGACTATTTCCTCATCGTGCTGGCTCGCGCTATCGAAGACTTCGAGAGAATCCATCGGACTGAATTCTCGTGCCTTCCACGCGTCTCGCGCATCCAGTCAAATTTTGCTCTACGTGAGATCGTCAATCGCGCAGCACCTCCGGCTACCTTCGGAAAAGCCAGGGCGTTATTGCGGACACTAAGCTGA
- the ald gene encoding alanine dehydrogenase, which yields MKVGVPKEIKTHEYRVGLTPGAVREYVAAGHSVKVETNAGTGIGATDDSYRKAGATILDSAREVFASSEIIVKVKEPQPSEWTQLRENQILFTYLHLAPDPDQAKGLLKAGCTAIAYETVTDAYGGLPLLAPMSEVAGRLAIEAAGTALKRYTGGRGLLIGGVPGVQPARIVVIGGGVVGTHAARMAAGLGAEVTILDRSIPRLRELDERVRIRFSTIDTVEEEVFAADVVIGAVLVPGASAPKLVSRGMLSSMRKGSVIVDVAIDQGGCFETSRPTTHADPTYEVDGVVHYCVANMPGAVPLTSSQALNNATLPFGLALANKGFAAVLENPHLRAGLNIYQGRLTYKAVAESLGLPFSPIEQAAA from the coding sequence ATGAAGGTCGGTGTTCCCAAGGAAATCAAGACGCACGAATACCGCGTGGGCCTGACGCCGGGAGCCGTCCGCGAATATGTGGCCGCGGGCCACAGCGTCAAGGTCGAGACCAATGCCGGCACCGGCATTGGCGCGACCGACGACAGCTATCGCAAGGCCGGCGCAACGATTTTGGACTCCGCTCGCGAGGTATTTGCATCGAGCGAAATAATCGTGAAGGTCAAGGAGCCCCAGCCGTCCGAATGGACTCAGCTTAGAGAGAACCAGATCCTGTTCACGTATCTTCATCTGGCGCCGGACCCGGACCAGGCGAAGGGCCTCTTAAAGGCTGGATGCACTGCAATCGCTTACGAAACCGTGACTGATGCGTATGGTGGGCTTCCTCTGCTTGCGCCAATGAGCGAGGTCGCGGGCAGGCTTGCGATCGAGGCGGCCGGCACGGCCTTGAAGCGGTATACAGGCGGACGGGGGCTGTTGATCGGTGGTGTGCCAGGTGTTCAGCCTGCCCGTATTGTGGTGATCGGAGGCGGCGTTGTCGGTACGCATGCTGCGCGGATGGCGGCGGGCTTGGGTGCCGAGGTCACAATCCTCGACCGTTCGATACCCCGTCTTCGCGAACTGGATGAGCGCGTTCGTATCAGGTTCTCCACGATTGACACCGTTGAGGAGGAGGTATTTGCCGCAGACGTTGTCATTGGCGCGGTACTTGTCCCAGGAGCGAGCGCCCCGAAACTCGTCAGCCGTGGCATGTTGAGCTCGATGCGAAAAGGCTCCGTGATCGTGGACGTCGCTATCGATCAGGGCGGATGCTTTGAGACATCGCGTCCGACAACGCACGCTGATCCAACCTATGAGGTAGACGGCGTCGTTCACTACTGTGTGGCCAATATGCCGGGAGCTGTCCCGCTGACCTCAAGCCAAGCACTGAATAACGCCACACTGCCATTTGGTTTGGCTCTCGCCAACAAGGGATTTGCAGCCGTGCTCGAAAATCCGCATCTGCGTGCAGGCCTCAATATCTATCAGGGCCGGTTAACCTATAAGGCCGTGGCCGAGAGCCTCGGCTTGCCATTCTCACCGATCGAACAGGCTGCAGCCTGA